From Camarhynchus parvulus unplaced genomic scaffold, STF_HiC, whole genome shotgun sequence, the proteins below share one genomic window:
- the CUNH6orf136 gene encoding uncharacterized protein C6orf136 homolog, with protein sequence MYRHVTATVTASVRLRPGRAWAPAAAAAPPGPAPPRRRYRARPQDLEPPLVRGPALALLPPPRCPPRPPGTPPRGLEGLGGVTTVDGRREDDIDVRDPPLGGRLLLGPPPSPGTPPGPKGRGGNPQSPPPSMEEHLASMAERLRHELPNFFLKIPDYGLYAPDVEFQCQHLHLHTRGRAMYAVAVALCRALAWGYFASLRLEVLALTRHPEDWSVRARWRLTGLPLHLLLLRWYRRDKRTLLRSYDALSTFFLNSQGLIRCHRVDKLMPAPTAVPEPKKLLVAAALAVALARP encoded by the exons ATGTACCGGCACGTCACCGCCACCGTCACCGCCAGCGTCCGCCTCCGGCCCGGCCGCGCCTGGGCTCCGGCAGCCGCCGCGGCGCCTCCCGgtccggccccgccgcgccgccgctaCCGAGCGCGGCCGCAG GACCTGGAGCCCCCCCTGGTTCGGGGCCCGGCCCTGGCGCTGCTGCCCCCCCCGCGCtgccccccccggccccccgggacccccccccgggggctggaggggctcgGGGGGGTGACCACGGTGGACGGGCGGCGCGAGGACGACATCGACGTCAGGGACCCCCCCTTGGGGGggcggctgctgctgggacccccccccagccccgggaccccccccgggCCGAAGGGGCGCGGGGGgaacccccagagcccccccccGTCCATGGAGGAGCACCTGGCCAGCATGGCCGAGAGGCTGCGGCACGAG ctccccaatTTCTTCCTGAAGATCCCGGATTACGGCCTGTATGCCCCCGACGTGGAGTTCCAGTGCCAGCACCTGCACCTGCACACGcg gggCCGCGCCATGTACGCCGTGGCCGTGGCGCTGTGCCGGGCCCTGGCCTGGGGTTACTTTGCCAGCCTcaggctggaggtgctggcGCTGACGCGGCACCCGGAGGATTGGAGCGTGCGGGCGCGGTGGCGCCTGAcggggctgcccctgcacctgctgctgctgcgctgGTACCGGCGGGACAAACGGACCCTGCTGAG GTCCTACGACGCCCTCTCCACCTTCTTCCTCAACTCCCAGGGGCTCATCCGCTGCCACCGCGTGGACAAG CTGATGCCAGCCCCCACGGCCGTCCCCGAGCCCAAGAAGCTGCTGGTGGCCGCGGCGCTGGCGGTGGCGCTGGCCCGGCCCTGA
- the ATAT1 gene encoding LOW QUALITY PROTEIN: alpha-tubulin N-acetyltransferase 1 (The sequence of the model RefSeq protein was modified relative to this genomic sequence to represent the inferred CDS: substituted 1 base at 1 genomic stop codon): protein MEFPFDLAPVLGDRFCVVDQHLRPAGRGGGTVKREELEQQLRTVIDELGKASAKAQGLSTPVTSAVRMESNRHVLYILRDTRXEPQNRGCVLGFLKVGYKKLFLLERDGSHVEVEPLCVLDFYIHESQQRRGLGRELFREMLQRERVQPHKLAVDRPSEKLLGFLKKHFGLCDLIPQVNNFVIFEGFFSTRTAPARRPFPRPRPEEPIKPYSLSERHFLREEPEPPWPFNLGRGSPVRGSLRPFLVRRETPPGTPPGTESPPEPPPRRASSLGRVGR from the exons ATGGAGTTCCCTTTCGACCTGGCCCCGGTGCTGGGCGATCGTTTCTGCGTGGTGGATCAGCACCTGCGGcccgcggggcgcggcggcggcaccgTCAAACG ggaggagctggagcagcagctgaggacgGTGATCGATGAGCTGGGCAAGGCCTCGGCCAAg GCCCAGGGCCTCTCCACCCCTGTGACCAGCGCGGTGCGAATGGAGAGCAACAGGCACGTGCTGTACATCCTCAGGGACACGCGGTGAgagccccaaaat CGGGGGTGTGTGCTGGGGTTCCTCAAGGTGGGGTACAAGAAACTCTTCCTGCTG gaGCGGGACGGGTCCCACGTGGAGGTGGAGCCTCTCTGCGTTTTGGATTTTTACATCCACGAGTCGCAGCAGCGCCGGGGGCTGGGCCGGGAGCTCTTCCGGGAGATGCTGCAG CGGGAGCGGGTGCAGCCCCACAAGCTGGCTGTGGACAGACCCTCCGAGAAGCTCCTGGGCTTCCTCAAGAAACATTTCGGGCTCTGCGACCTCATCCCGCAG gTGAACAATTTTGTCATCTTTGAGGGATTTTTCTCCACCAGAACAG ccccagcccggcgCCCGttcccgcggccccgccccgagGAGCCCATCAAACCCTACTCGCTGAGCGAGCGCCACT tCCTGCGGGAGGAGCCCGAGCCCCCCTGGCCCTTTAACCTGGGCCGGGGGTCCCCGGTGCGGGGCAGCCTGCGGCCCTTCCTGGTGCGCAGGGAGACCCCCCCGGGAACCCCCCCGGGCACAGAGAGCcccccggagccgcccccgCGCCGGGCCAG ctccctggggcgCGTCGGCCGCTga
- the MRPS18B gene encoding 28S ribosomal protein S18b, mitochondrial yields MAGAPPGAAFYMKPRPALATPFAARQTRLPPVERPNSACAGGVGRGVRERREDGAGLGGGGGAEGGGRREEAAVGSGPPPPLQHPGDPQGDPQGPPAAPSPYLERPWEYLESEEYRATYGDRPVWHGYRRNHKGSVPPQSPRKACLRRGRPVGNPCPICRDRNLLVDFRNVKLLDQFICPHSGVIFHPIHTGICMKQHKRLSQAIAQAQDRGLLWLQVPFVPVPEEDFSNQHAAVGKTPPAPALREPGQAWYPWYEWQQPPAAEVARMHRLYRGFLKEDYPDTPQARRGNKNV; encoded by the exons ATGGCGGGGGCGCCGCCCGGCGCGGCTTTTTATATGAAGCCACGCCCCGCGCTCGCCACGCCCTTCGCCGCGCGCCAGACACGCCTCCCGCCCGTTGAGCGGCCGAACAGCGCCTGTGCAGG CGGCGTGGGGCGGGGCGTGAGGGAGAGGCGGGAAGATGGCGCTGGCctgggcggcggcggcggcgctgagGGCGGCGGGCGGCGTGAGGAGGCCGCGGTGGGTTCAG GCCCTCCCCCGcctctgcagcacccaggagACCCCCAAGGAGACCCCCAAGGACCCCCAGCCGCCCCCTCCCCCTACCTGGAGCGGCCCTGGGAGTACCTGGAGAGCGAAG AGTACCGGGCCACCTACGGGGACAGGCCGGTGTGGCACGGCTACCGACGCAACCACAAGGGCTCCGtgcccccccagagcccccgcAAGGCCTGCCTG CGCCGGGGCAGGCCTGTGGGGAACCCCTGCCCCATCTGCCGGGACCGGAACCTGCTCGTGGATTTTCGG AATGTGAAGCTGCTGGACCAGTTCATCTGCCCCCACTCAGGCGTCATCTTCCACCCCATCCACACAG GGATCTGCATGAAGCAGCACAAACGCCTCTCCCAGGCCATCGCCCAGGCCCAGGACCGCG GTCTCCTGTGGCTCCAGGTCCCTTTTGTGCCAGTTCCTGAGGAGGATTTCTCCAACCAACACGCGGCCGTGGGCAAAACTCCCCCGGCGCCGGCGCTGAGGGAGCCAGGCCAGGCCTGGTACCCCTGGTACGAGTGGCAGCAGCCTCCCGCTGCCGAGGTGGCTCGGATGCACCGTTTGTACCGGGGATTCCTCAAGGAGGATTACCCGGATACTCCCCAAGCCCGTcggggaaataaaaatgtttaa